The following proteins are encoded in a genomic region of Desulfuromonadales bacterium:
- a CDS encoding universal stress protein, producing MRDFKTILFATDFSESSDYAFQYAYSLAKKFNARLLLVHVINEPVDLRGFYVPHISFEKLEEEIEEGAKKMMEKFCRTHIRDYDNFESIIVPGIPYDEIIKKATDNSADLIIVGTHGRTGLDHVLFGSTAEKVVRKSQVPVMTIRIGE from the coding sequence ATGAGAGACTTCAAGACCATCCTGTTCGCCACCGATTTTTCGGAAAGCTCCGATTATGCTTTTCAGTATGCCTATTCCCTGGCCAAAAAATTCAATGCCCGCTTGCTGCTGGTGCACGTAATCAACGAACCCGTCGACCTGCGGGGTTTCTATGTGCCGCACATCTCCTTCGAAAAGCTCGAAGAGGAGATCGAGGAAGGGGCGAAGAAAATGATGGAGAAATTCTGCCGCACCCATATCCGCGACTATGACAACTTCGAATCCATCATTGTTCCCGGTATTCCCTACGACGAGATCATCAAAAAGGCGACGGACAACTCGGCCGATCTCATCATCGTGGGGACGCACGGCCGCACCGGCCTCGATCATGTTCTTTTCGGCAGCACCGCTGAAAAAGTGGTGCGCAAGTCGCAGGTGCCGGTGATGACCATCCGCATCGGCGAGTGA
- a CDS encoding helix-turn-helix transcriptional regulator, with product MDDLQQQTVGILLKNRRQELGLSLAEIASKTNIRRTYLEALEDDRYEALPGEAYQSGFLRNYAGALGLEAGSVLRQWRKATTKAGDGKRGEISVVSTQLSGVSPPRRLPRRRLFLLLPLLLVSAIALYFSVGSRQGAAVLQMPAPSTPALVQPAEQLVSPPPGENPLPVPASATEAAVAVAEQPAAPAAVALAAVPAIPAAGSVIRLEAMGPLEVEVAVDSRPLQRYVLSTASALQWNVGRSARLAVDNPAAVKIWLGGQPLDLAGRSEIVLQAAIPE from the coding sequence ATGGATGATCTGCAGCAGCAAACCGTTGGCATCCTGCTCAAAAACCGGCGTCAAGAACTTGGTCTCTCCCTCGCTGAGATCGCATCTAAAACCAATATACGGCGCACTTATCTCGAAGCCCTGGAAGACGATCGCTATGAGGCTTTGCCAGGCGAGGCCTATCAGAGCGGCTTCCTTCGCAACTACGCCGGAGCGCTCGGTCTGGAGGCCGGCAGCGTGCTGCGGCAATGGCGAAAAGCGACGACCAAGGCGGGCGATGGCAAACGCGGGGAAATCTCCGTGGTTTCAACGCAGTTGAGCGGAGTTTCGCCGCCACGGCGCCTGCCGCGTCGGCGGTTATTTCTCCTGTTGCCGCTGCTGCTCGTCTCGGCCATCGCCCTTTATTTTTCCGTTGGCAGCCGGCAGGGAGCCGCAGTGCTGCAGATGCCCGCCCCGTCCACGCCGGCTCTGGTGCAACCCGCTGAGCAGCTTGTTTCGCCCCCGCCCGGCGAAAACCCGCTGCCAGTTCCGGCGAGTGCGACAGAGGCAGCGGTCGCTGTTGCCGAACAGCCGGCCGCGCCGGCGGCAGTGGCCCTGGCGGCGGTGCCCGCCATACCCGCCGCAGGGAGTGTCATCCGGCTTGAGGCCATGGGTCCGCTGGAGGTTGAAGTGGCGGTGGACAGCCGCCCGTTGCAGCGCTATGTTTTGAGTACGGCATCCGCCCTGCAGTGGAACGTCGGCCGCAGCGCCCGGCTGGCCGTAGACAATCCGGCAGCGGTGAAAATCTGGCTTGGTGGCCAGCCGCTCGATTTGGCCGGCCGTTCAGAAATCGTTTTGCAGGCGGCAATCCCGGAGTAA
- a CDS encoding purine-nucleoside phosphorylase: MTGSAEIQEVAEAVRRRAGEEPFALAVVLGSGLGALAEEAEPLGVFPYAGYAAFPPAQQVAGHAGRLVAGTLEGRRLLFFQGRHHLYEGLTARQVAVPVRIAHALGCRRLLLTNAAGGVNEEYRPGDFMLIADHLNLLGDNPLRGERRDPFIDLSGLYRQEFFPSLLEFARQQNIRLHRGVLAALPGPSYETPAEIRALRLLGADAVSMSTVPEAIMGRYLGLEVAGLSLIANAAAGLASAPLSHAEVLASGQRGASRLALLVRHLIALWLSKSASA, from the coding sequence ATGACCGGTTCCGCCGAAATTCAGGAAGTGGCCGAAGCGGTCCGTCGTCGTGCCGGGGAGGAGCCGTTCGCTCTGGCGGTCGTGCTCGGCTCGGGACTCGGCGCCCTGGCCGAGGAGGCCGAACCGCTGGGTGTTTTTCCCTATGCCGGGTATGCCGCTTTTCCCCCCGCGCAGCAGGTTGCCGGCCATGCCGGCCGCCTCGTCGCCGGCACCCTGGAGGGTCGTCGGCTCCTTTTTTTTCAGGGACGGCATCACCTCTACGAGGGACTAACCGCCCGGCAGGTCGCCGTGCCGGTGCGGATTGCCCATGCGCTCGGCTGCCGGCGACTGCTCCTGACCAATGCTGCCGGGGGGGTCAACGAAGAGTATCGGCCCGGCGACTTCATGCTGATTGCCGATCATCTCAACCTCCTCGGCGACAATCCCCTGCGGGGCGAAAGACGTGACCCTTTCATCGATCTTTCCGGCCTTTACCGACAGGAATTCTTCCCCTCCCTCCTCGAATTTGCCCGGCAGCAGAATATCCGCCTGCATCGCGGCGTCCTGGCGGCGCTGCCCGGCCCTTCCTATGAAACCCCCGCCGAAATCCGCGCCCTGCGCCTGCTGGGTGCCGACGCCGTCTCCATGTCGACAGTTCCCGAAGCAATCATGGGGCGCTACCTGGGGCTGGAGGTGGCAGGTCTCTCCCTCATCGCCAACGCCGCTGCCGGTTTGGCCTCTGCTCCCCTCAGCCATGCGGAGGTCCTCGCGAGCGGCCAAAGGGGTGCATCCCGACTGGCTCTGCTGGTCCGCCATCTGATCGCCCTTTGGCTGTCGAAATCTGCATCCGCCTAG
- a CDS encoding response regulator, which produces MGRKAKKILIVDDEENARIGLSKLLAQEGYEVESVANGLEALEFLGHNKVNLVISDINMPQMNGLAFLRELNRHHPDMSVIMITAYGGVESYLEAINLGAFEYIHKPVKLEELKSVMKKIFTRHQAVSVS; this is translated from the coding sequence TTGGGTCGGAAAGCAAAGAAAATTCTGATTGTTGATGATGAGGAGAACGCCCGTATCGGCCTGAGCAAGCTCCTGGCTCAGGAGGGGTACGAGGTCGAGAGCGTCGCCAATGGCCTTGAGGCCCTGGAGTTCCTTGGCCACAACAAGGTGAATCTGGTCATCAGCGACATCAATATGCCGCAAATGAACGGACTCGCCTTTCTCCGGGAACTCAACCGCCACCATCCCGATATGTCGGTCATCATGATTACCGCCTATGGCGGCGTTGAGTCCTATCTCGAGGCCATAAATCTAGGGGCATTCGAGTACATTCACAAGCCCGTCAAACTGGAAGAGCTCAAGTCCGTGATGAAAAAGATATTCACCCGGCACCAGGCGGTGAGTGTTTCCTGA
- a CDS encoding tetratricopeptide repeat protein, translating to MHRFFFPLAFLLMVLLTSGCAASAKHRKEAETHHMLGISYLRERNPTLALRELQLAEQKDADNADIQNTLAQAYQQKRAFPEAERHYLRAIRLDRDNPTYQNNLAALYLDMARWDDAIRHFRKAADNLLFTSPEVALTGIGYAYFQKGVYLDSIAACKEALNFNPRYAQAQLHLGEAYYALDKTGPAIEAFRQALTLNPDYTLAHYRLGQAYMKLKKPELAVASFREVLRLAPDSDLGRSVAEYIKILK from the coding sequence GTGCACAGATTTTTCTTTCCCTTGGCCTTTTTACTCATGGTGCTACTGACGTCCGGCTGTGCCGCCTCGGCGAAGCACCGCAAAGAGGCCGAAACCCATCACATGCTCGGCATCTCCTACCTGCGCGAGCGTAATCCCACCTTGGCGTTGCGAGAGCTCCAGCTCGCGGAGCAAAAAGATGCGGACAACGCCGACATCCAGAACACCCTGGCCCAGGCCTACCAGCAGAAGCGCGCTTTTCCCGAGGCCGAGCGGCATTACCTCAGGGCCATCCGGCTTGACCGCGACAATCCTACTTACCAGAACAATCTGGCCGCCCTCTACCTCGACATGGCGCGCTGGGATGACGCTATCCGGCATTTCCGCAAGGCGGCGGACAATCTTCTCTTTACCAGCCCGGAGGTGGCCCTGACCGGCATCGGCTACGCCTACTTCCAGAAGGGGGTGTACCTCGATTCGATTGCTGCCTGCAAAGAGGCGCTCAACTTCAATCCTCGCTACGCCCAGGCACAACTGCACCTGGGAGAAGCCTATTACGCTCTGGACAAAACCGGGCCGGCGATCGAGGCTTTTCGCCAGGCACTGACCTTGAACCCCGACTACACTCTTGCCCATTACCGGCTGGGCCAGGCCTACATGAAACTCAAAAAGCCCGAACTGGCCGTCGCGTCTTTCCGTGAGGTGCTGCGCCTGGCGCCCGATTCCGATCTCGGCCGCTCGGTTGCCGAATATATCAAGATTCTGAAGTGA
- a CDS encoding response regulator — MTIQCPECGVRYRIDPSRVSKSVARVKCPQCAAVFEVNLRNGQAEPPAAAPAGTGPGTADSTAPEVLIVDDSKFFRELVADVLKPLQLQFLMAGDGDEALRIIRQRRPVLVILDLSLPGTSGYELIRQVRDEPSLRDLRLLAMSGVYRKETDAAEVQAAGADDFVSKSFKPEQLQIRVKKLLAGQA; from the coding sequence ATGACCATTCAGTGCCCCGAGTGCGGCGTCCGCTACCGGATCGATCCTTCGCGGGTCAGTAAGTCGGTGGCGAGAGTCAAGTGCCCGCAGTGCGCTGCCGTGTTCGAAGTGAATCTCCGCAATGGGCAGGCCGAGCCGCCGGCCGCCGCTCCGGCCGGCACAGGTCCCGGGACGGCGGATTCGACAGCGCCCGAAGTTCTGATCGTCGATGATTCCAAATTTTTCCGCGAGCTGGTTGCCGACGTGCTCAAACCGTTGCAACTGCAGTTCCTCATGGCGGGAGACGGCGACGAAGCCTTGCGGATCATCCGGCAGAGACGGCCCGTGCTGGTCATCCTCGACCTGAGTCTCCCCGGCACGAGCGGCTACGAGCTGATCCGGCAGGTGCGCGACGAACCTTCCCTGCGCGATCTCCGCCTGCTGGCCATGAGCGGTGTCTACCGCAAGGAGACCGACGCCGCCGAAGTGCAGGCGGCCGGCGCCGATGATTTCGTCAGCAAGTCGTTCAAACCGGAACAGCTGCAGATTCGTGTGAAGAAACTGCTGGCGGGTCAGGCATGA
- a CDS encoding PfkB family carbohydrate kinase, giving the protein MSILVVGSVALDSVETPFGSAEEVLGGSGTYFSISAGYFTDIQLVAVVGSDFPAEHLQFLRSRNIDLAGLQSVPGRTFRWQGRYGFDLNQAQTLDTQLNVFETFRPELPAGYEEAEFVFLGNIDPELQLEVLKQVKNPRLVACDTMNFWIGGKREALLRTLRQVGILLINEGEARQLAGEANLVKAARAILAMGPKTLVIKQGEYGALMFTEHSVFSAPAYPLESVFDPTGAGDTFAGGFIGYLAATRNLSESSFRQAVIFGSVMASFTVEDFSLNRLKRLEYREIEERFRRFKLLTEFEGLG; this is encoded by the coding sequence GGCGCTCGATTCGGTGGAGACGCCCTTCGGCAGCGCCGAAGAGGTGCTGGGCGGTTCGGGCACCTATTTTTCCATCTCGGCAGGTTATTTTACCGACATCCAGCTGGTGGCGGTGGTCGGTTCGGATTTCCCGGCGGAGCATCTGCAGTTTTTGCGCTCGCGCAACATCGACCTGGCCGGATTGCAGAGTGTGCCGGGGAGAACCTTCCGTTGGCAGGGGCGCTACGGCTTCGACCTCAACCAGGCTCAGACCCTCGACACCCAGCTCAACGTCTTCGAGACCTTCCGTCCCGAACTGCCGGCGGGATACGAAGAAGCCGAGTTCGTCTTTCTCGGCAACATCGATCCCGAGCTGCAGCTGGAAGTACTCAAACAGGTGAAGAATCCGCGGTTGGTAGCCTGCGATACGATGAATTTCTGGATCGGGGGGAAACGCGAGGCGCTGCTCAGGACCCTGCGACAGGTCGGCATCCTGCTGATCAACGAGGGGGAGGCCAGGCAACTGGCCGGCGAGGCCAACCTGGTGAAGGCGGCACGGGCGATCCTGGCGATGGGACCGAAGACGCTGGTGATCAAGCAGGGAGAATACGGGGCGCTGATGTTCACGGAACACTCAGTCTTTTCCGCCCCCGCCTATCCGCTGGAGTCGGTTTTCGATCCGACCGGCGCCGGCGACACCTTCGCCGGCGGTTTCATCGGCTACCTGGCGGCCACCCGGAACCTCTCCGAAAGCAGTTTTCGCCAGGCCGTCATCTTCGGCAGCGTGATGGCGTCCTTCACCGTCGAGGACTTCAGCCTCAACCGCCTGAAACGCCTGGAATACAGGGAAATCGAGGAGCGCTTCCGCCGTTTCAAGCTGCTGACCGAATTCGAAGGGCTGGGCTGA